The genomic window TGCCGTTGACGACCGACAGCAGATGCTGGCCGGACTCGTTGATGAGCTGGGCATATTCCTTGCGCTGGGCCGCTCCCAGCATCAAGGTCTGCTCCTGCGCGATCATCTCGGAGAAGCCGATGATGGCATTGAGTGGCGTGCGCAGCTCGTGGCTCATGGTGGCGAGGAAGCGCGTCTTGGCGGCGTCGGCCGCCTCGGCGGCGCTGCGGGCCTGATCGAGCGCCTGCTCGGCAAGCTTGCGGTCGGTGACGTCGCGCATCACGGCGACGACTTCGGCCCCGCCGGCGACGTCGCGAACCCTGTCTGGGTCAAGCGGGCGGCAACGCATCCCGACCCAGATGAAGTCGATCTGGCCGCGCTCGGAGCCGGCAGGTTCCCGCCGCAGCCGGAACTCGACGCTGCACACGTCGCCGCGCGCCGCGTCCGATAAAGCCGTGAGATAGGCCGGGCGATCGGCGACGTGCACGCGATCGAACAGGCCGTGACCAAGCAGTTGCGTGACGGGCATGCCGAGCATGGTCTCCGCCGCCGGCGAGATGAACTGCACCGCGCCGTTGCGCTGATGCCGCGAGATGACGTCGCTCATGTTGCGCGCGAGCAGGCGATAGCGCTCTTCCTCGCGCGACAGCAGCGCAACGCTGGTGCACGCGAGCGATTCCGCGCCGAAGGCGAGGCCCGCGGCGTAGAGCGTCGCCGAGGCGACGCCGAGCGCCATCAGCACGCCGCGTTCCGTGGCGCTCGGCAGGTCGATCGGCAGCCAGCCGAGCTGGCTGACGAGGATCAGGATCCCGGCACAAGACAGCGCGAGCAGCGAGGCGAAGGCCGCGACGCGGCGCGAGGCCGACAGCGCGGCTTCGAGCGGAACCACGACCAGCCAGATCGCGGCAAAGGATTCGATGCCGCCGGTGGTGGCCGCCACCGCCATGATCAGGCCGGCAAGCGCCAACGACGACAGCACATGCGCGCGTTCATAGCGACCGGTGCGCGACAGGAACCAGGACAATAGGATCGGCGCGATCAGCCAGGCGAAGGCGGCGACCTCGATCGCGCTCGGCGCGCCGCGCAGGACGAGATAGATCGGGAATGCGGCGAAGGCGGCCAGGCTGCCAAGCAGCCGCGGCGCCATGAAGGCACGATGGCGCGCTCGCGTCAGCGCATCGTAACGCGCGGAGGGATGCAGCAGCGCATCGAGACAATCGCGGATGATACTCAAAACGGTCACGGGTCTCGCGCTTCGGCTCAATCGTCTTTAGAAGACGCGCCGGAACGCCTCCTTATCGTTGAGCCACCGTGTCAGAGCGACCTTAAACGAGTGCTAAGGCGGCGCGGCGTGCGGCCGGACACCGCGGCATCGCGGGGCTTTTTAGACGATTTGGCGACGTCTTCGCTGCGGATGGTGAACACAGAGTTTCACTCTCGTCGGCATGGTTTCGAATTGGTGGATCCGGAGCGCCAGCAGAATCACGGGCGCGGGCGTCAATCGAAAATTTACGAGACCGTCGATCCCGAAGATTTTTGCGTAAATTTTCCGCGAATTAAGCTCAAGGCAATCACTTGCGATTTATCGAGGGTTGCTAGGTCCGACATCCGCGGAGATCGCCGCGGCGGGATCGAACGTACAGGTCGCAAGATGCGCTTTCTGCTCCGCATCACATTCTGGCTCGGGCTGGTGCTGGTGCTGCTGCCGCGGGACAAGACGCCCGAATCGGAGAAGCTGCCGCAGATCGGCGCCGCCGATGCGGTGCAGGCTGCGACCGCAGCCGTCTCCGACGTGACCCAGTTCTGCAAGCGCCAGCCGGCGGCCTGCGAGGTCGGCGGACAGGCCGCGACCATCATCGGCCAGCGCGCCCAGGACGGCGCGCGCAAGATCTACCAGATCATCAACGACAAGAAAGAGCAGATCACCAACGAGAAGAACGACAAGAACGACAAGACGGACAAGAAGGCGCCCGACCATACCGGCTCGATCGCGCTGGCCGGCGAAGGCGATGCCGTTGCGAGCGAGGCGCCGCGCGACACCCTGACCCAGGACGACCTCGCGCTGGAATGGCGCGGACCTGCGGCCGCAAATTAGCCCCAAACCCTATCGATTTCGCGGCTTCGCGTCCCTATATTGGCCTGAAAGGGAACATGGGCCAGCATGACGACGATCGACGAAATCAGGGACAATTTCGAACTTCTCGACGAGTGGGACGACCGCTACCGGTACGTCATCGAGCTCGGCCGCACCCTGGAACCGATGCCGGAGGCGGAGCATTCTGCCGCGAACAAGGTGCAAGGCTGCGTCAGCCAGGTTTGGCTCCAGAAGCTGGTCGAGCGCGGCAATGGCGCGCCGATCCTGAAGTATCGCGGCGACAGTGATGCGCATATCGTGCGCGGACTGGTTGCGATCGTGTTCGCGCTCTATTCCGGCCGCACGCCGCAGGAGATCCTCGACACCGACGCGATCGCCGTGTTCAACGAGTTCGGCTTTCGCGATCATCTGACGCCGCAGCGTTCCAATGGCCTGCGCTCGATGGTCGAGCGCATCAAGACCGACGCCAAAGAGGCGCTCGCGGAAGCGTCGTAACACCCTCATGGTGAGGAGCGCAGGTCTCGAACCACGCAGCAAAAAGCCGTAGGGTGGGCAAAGCGACGCGTGCCCACCATTTCGCGTGCAATCGAAGAAAGATGGTGGGCACGGCGCAAGAGCGCCTTTGCCCACCCTCCGAAAATCTTTATTTCCGCTTCCGCTGCTGCTGTCCGAGGCCCATCTGCTTCGCCAGCTGCGAGCGCGCCACCGCGTAGTTCGGCGCGACCATGGGATAGTCGGCCGGCAAGCCCCATTTCTCGCGATATTGCTCCGGCGTCATGTTGTACTGGGTGCGCAGATGGCGCTTCAGCGACTTGAAGCGCTTGCCGTCTTCCAGGCACACCAGATAATCCGGCGCGATCGACTTCTTCAGCGAGACCGCTGGCTTGGCCGGCTCGAGCGGCGCGGTCTCGGTACGACCCGACGAGACCCGCAGGAGCGCGCCATGCACCTGGCTGATCAGGTTCGGAATCTCCGCCGACGGCGTCGGATTGTTGCTGAGATAGGCCGACACGATACTCGCCGTCAGCTCGATGAAATTCTTGTTCCCTGCATCCGACATGCGCCCCCCTTTCTCCGCCATCCTTCTCACGGGATTGACGACGCCAGAGTATTCCCTGTCAACAATACGTTCGGCGGAACCACGACGACTGTCGAGGAAGAGCTGATTACTGGCGAACGGCGGCGCTTTACTTTCTGCGCGGCGGCGCTCAGCCCCGCTGGTCGAGATGTGCGCGGAGCTCGTCGATCGAGGCAAAGCGCATCATGCCCTCCGGCATCTGTGCTTCGATCGAACCGTCGGAATAGAGCGAATAGGCCATGCCATCGACGACGCCGGACTTGAGCACGGTGACGGGCGCCTGCTCGGCCGCAGCCGCCGGCTCAGGTGCGCGCGGCGGCTCAGGTGCAGGCGGCGGCGTGGGAGCGGCTTCCGCAAAGGTCGAGGGCGAGTGCGGCGGCGGCCGGCGCGAGGTGACCGGCGGCTCCGGCGGGCGCATGCGTTCCGGTTTCGGCCAGGCGTCCTCGAAACTGGCAGGCGGAACGTTCGCGGCGGCGGGTGCTGCTGGTTCCTCATGAGGCGGCGGTGGGCCCTCGGTGGCCTTCGCCTCCGCGCGCTCACGCTCCTTGCGCGAGGTCGAGGCGAATAGCAGGTTGCGGCGGCGCGGCGCTTCCGGAGCCGCAGGAGGCGTTGGAGCTTCCGGCGCCTCGACGCGCGGACGCTCGCGCGCGGCGGCATCGCTCTGCCACGGCGGAGGAGCCGCGGCTGGTGGTGGCGGCGGTGGCACCGGTTCGATCTTCGCAGGCTGGGCGAGCGCCGGCTCGGGCGCAGGCGCCCCGGGCATCGCCAGCCCCGGCAGCACGGGCCTGACCCGAACCTCTGATGCGGCTGTTCCGGCGACCAGCCGGCGGGCGATGCCCTTCAGCTCGAGCAGCAGGAGATGCAGGCCGACCAGTAGCATTCCGGTGCAGACGCCGATGGTTCCGGAGATTATGAGGGTGCTGCCGACACTGAATTCCCTGACTGTGTAGCCAAATAGGATCGCAAGGAGGCCCGCCAGAACGGCGAAAATCCCCACGATCAACAATGCCAAGGTCATCGAACTCACCCCCGGCCGCGCATCCACACGCGACACTCGCCACGCCACGATACCGTCATACGGCGTTCCACGCCAACGGCCAATTGTGGGCACTGTTCCTAAAGGGAAAGAAATCAGGGACTTATTCACATTCCCTTCAGCTGCGGCTCGCTACTGCTACAGTGCTCCAAGTTTCTGGTTTTGCTGCGTCGCATCAGGAATTTAGCCATAATGCCCAATTACTTGGTAATGGAACTGCGCTATAGGGATTCCGGGGAGCAGGCCCGCGCGCACCAGCAGGGCCGAGAGGGGATTCCGGGTCACCAATAGCCATGACATCCATCACGACTTCGGCGATCGACACGCCTCTGCGGCGCTCGGTCGAACGGACTTGCGACGATCTCGCCATGCTGGTGCTGGCTGCGGTCGCCGTCATTGCAGGCTTGACCTTCCGCGACTACGGGCTCGGCTGGGACGATTACACCCACGCTGAATATGCCGATCTGTTGCTGCGCATGTTCGGTTCCGGCTTCAGGGACACGGCGGCGCTCTCCTTCGCCAATCTCTACATGTATGGCGGCGGCTTCGACATGGTCGCCGCTCTCCTGCACAAGACCATTCCGCTCGAACTGTTCGAGACGCGACGTCTGGTCGGCGCCATCGTCGGTGTGATCGGGCTTGCGGTGACGTGGCGGCTCGGCCGCCGCATCGGCGGCCCCCTTGCCGGTCTTGCGGCACTCTTGCTGCTCGCGCTCTGCCCGATCTTCTACGGCCACATGTTCATGAACCCGAAGGATGCGCCCTTCGCGGTGGCCATGATCATCCTGATGCTGGGCCTCGTCCGCCTCGCGGAGGAATATCCGCAGCCTTCGCCACGCACGGTTCTGATCGTCGGCTTGGGTGCCGGACTTTCGCTGGGCTGCCGCGTTCTCGGCGGTCTCGCACTGGTCTACGCCGTGCTCGGCTTCCTGCCGCTGTTCCTGGAGGAGCTGCGCAGCGAGGGCCCGCGCGAGTCGATCCGCCGCTTCGCCCATGTCGTCTACGTGCTGCTGCCCGGCCTCGTGCTCGGCTACCTCGTGATGGGGCTGATCTGGCCGTGGTCGATCATGCAGCCCGGCAACCCCTTTGAGGCGCTGACCTACTTCTCGCACTTCTTCGAGAAGCCCTGGAAGGAGATGTTCGACGGCGCGATCGTGTCCGTGCCCGACATGCCCTGGTCCTATCTGCCGACGCTGTTCGCGCTGCAGCTGCCCGAGGTGATGCTGGTGCTGATGGCTGGCGCCGTGATCGGCACCTTCGTACTGCTGCCGCGCCGCGAGGTTCCCGCGCGCCGTAAGACGATCCTCTTGATGCTGACGCTGGCCGCGACCCTGCCGCTCGCGATCGCAATGGTGAAGCGGCCGGCGCTCTACAATGGGATCCGCCATTTCGTCTTCGTGATCCCGCCGATGGCGGTGCTCGGCGGCGTCGCGTTTGCCTGGGCCATGGAGCGCCTGCGCGCCAATCACCGCACCTGGCAGCCGGTCGTGCTCGCCACCTTCTGCTTCGGCCTCGCGCTGTCGCTCGCCGAGATGATCCGGCTGCATCCCTATCAATACACCCACTTCAACCACATCGCCGGCACCGTGCGCGGCGCCGACGACCGCTTCATGCTGGACTATTGGGGCCTGGCGCTGAAGCAGGCTTCCGATGAATTGCGCGAGCAGTTGATCGAGCGCCAGGAAGTGCCGCCCGTCAATCGCAAATGGAAGGTCGCGGTGTGCGGTCCGCAGCGTCCGGCCCAGGTCGCGCTCGGACCCGACTTCACCATCGGCTGGGATTCCAATGCGGCCGATTTCGCGATGACGCTGGGCGAGTTCTACTGCAAGGGCCTCACCGCGCCCGTCATGGTCGAGATCAAGCGCGACGACGTGGTGTTCGCCCGCGTCTACGATATCCGCGGCCGCAGCATTTCCAGCCTGCTGTCGATCCCGGCGCCGTAATAATTTTCTTTCGACCGTAGCCCGGATGGAGCGCAAGCGAAATCCGGGATCAGGCGTCCCGCATTGCGCTTCCGCCTTCGCTCTTCGAGCTACGGCGGAAGCTCCATGCAGGCTGCGCGCGACAGCCACGCTCCTTGCGCCTTGCCGTCAACCCGGCCCAAGACTACGCTCCCTCCCCGCAACAACGATGTTCGGAGAGATCAGCCATGTCGCCAGCGGAAGCGCGCCTGAAGGAAGTGCCGTCGAACATGACGGAGGCCGAGTGGCAACAACGGGTCAATCTCGCCGCCTGCTATCGCCTGGTCGCGCTGTACGGCTGGGACGATCTGGTCGACACCCACATCTCCGCGCGCGTGCCCGGCCCCGACCATCACTTCCTCATCAATCCCTACGGACTGATGTTCGACGAGATCACGGCGTCGAGCCTCGTCAAGGTCGATTTGCACGGCAATCAGCTCTCCGAGAGCGAATACAGCATCAACCCGGCCGGCTTCACCATCCATTCGGCGATCCACGAGGTGCGCGAGGACGCGATCTGCGTGCTGCATCTCCACACGCTCGACGGCACCGCTGTGTCGAGCAGCGCGGAAGGCCTGTTGCCGCTGAACCAGACCGCCCAGCTCGTTACCCACGACCTTGCCTATCACGACTATGAAGGCATCGCGCTCGACCACGACGAGCGGCCGCGGCTTCAGAAGGACCTCGGCGACCACAACCACATGCTCCTGCGCAACCATGGCACGCTGACGGTCGGCCGCTCGGTCGCCTCCGCCTTCGAGCGCATGTATCACCTCGAGCGCGCCTGCTCGATGCAGGTGCGCACGCGCGCGCTGGGCACGCCGGTCTATCCGGTCGACCACGTCGCGATCGACAAGAACACCGAGCTGCTGTCAAACCGCGACCGCGCCGAGCTGCGCGCCACCAACCTCGTGTGGCCGCCGCTGCTGCGCAAGCTCGACCGCGAGCTTCCCGGCTACCGCTCTTGAGATTCTCGAGGTTTGGTGTAGGGTAGCGATCAACGAACCTCTACGCCTTTTGGAATGAAACGCCGCCCAATTCCGGGCGGCGTTTTTATTTGGGGCGGCGTTCGCAATCACAATCACCGTCACCCTGAGGTGCTCGCCTCTTCGGCGAGCCTCGAAGGGCGACGGCCCGGCTGCATCGGGGCCGTGCATCCTTCGAGGCTCACCGTGAAGCGCGTTGCGCTCCACGGCTCGCACCTCAGGATAACGGAAGGCGCTCTCGTAGGGTGGGCAAAGGCGCATAGCGCCGTGCCCACCATCTCACAGCTCGCCTCGGAAGTGGTGGGCGCCCACCCTACGACACCGCCTTTATTTCACCTCGGCCAACGCGGCGAGGATGCGGGCCCAGGAGCGGATGCCCTTCTGGAAGCTGCGGAGGTCGTACTTCTCGTTCGGCGAATGGATGTTGTCATCATCGAGGCCGAAGCCGACCAGCAGCGAGTCGAGGCCAAGCGTGCGCTTGAAATCGGCGACGATGGGGATCGAGGCGCCCGAGCCCATCAGCACGGTCTCCTTGCCCCATTCCTCGGTCAGCGCCTTGCTGGCGGCGGCAAGCGGCTTCATGTTCCAGTCGAGCGCGACCGCAGGCGCGGCGGAATGGTCACCGAACTCGACCTTGCAGTCGCCGGGAATGCGCGCCGTCACATAGTCGCGGAAAGCCTTGCGGATCTTTGCGGGATCCTGCCCCTCGACCAGACGGAACGAGACCTTGGCAGACGCCTGCGACGGGATAACCGTCTTGGAGCCCTCGCCGATATAGCCGCCCCAGATGCCGTTGACGTCGCAGGTCGGACGCGAAGAGGCCTGCTCGATCAGCAGCCGGCCCTTCTCGCCCGCCGGGATCGACAGGCCGATCGGCTTCAAAAACATCTCCGGCGTGAGATTGAGCTTCTTCCACTGCTCGAGGATATCGGGCGGCAGGTCCTTCACGCCGTCATAGAAGCCGGGGATCGTGATGCGGTTGTCGTCATCGAACAGGCCGCCGAGAATTTTCGTCAGCACCCGGATCGGGTTCATCGCGCTGCCGCCGAACACGCCGGAATGCAGATCGCGATTGGCGGCGGTGATCTTCAGCTCCTCATAGAGCAGGCCGCGCAACGACGTCGTGATCGCCGGCGTGTTGCGGTCCCACATGCCGGTGTCGCAGACCAGCACGTAGTCGGCTTTGAACTCGTTCTTGTTGGCCTCGATGAAGGGCACGAAATTCTTCGAGCCAACCTCCTCCTCGCCTTCGATCAGGAAGGTGATGTCGATCGGCAGCGAGCCCGTCACCCTTTTCCAGGCGCGGCAGGCCTCGACGAAGGTCATGACCTGGCCCTTGTCGTCCTCGGCACCGCGCGCGACGATGATCTTGCGGCCGTCGGCATGGTCGGTGACGACAGGCTCGAACGGCGGACGGTGCCAGAGATCGAGCGGATCGACCGGCTGCACGTCGTAATGGCCGTAGAACAGCACGTGCGGCCGTCCGCCTGCCCCGGTCTTGCCGACGATGGCGGGATGGCCCGCGGTCGGCCTCACTTCAGTGGCGACACCGAGGCTCGCGATGTCCTTGGCGAGGTGCTCGGCCGCCGCCTTGCAATCGGCGGCGAAGGCCGGATCCGCGGAGATCGACTTGATCCGCAACAACGAGAACAGGCGCTCCAGGCTGTTGTCGAAATCCTTGTCGATGTGGTCGAGCACGGATTGAAGCTGCGCATTGGCCATGGTCGTGATCCTGACTTTCGAGTCTCAAGAAATCGGGGCTCAAGGTGTCTGCGCTTTTAGCGCCGGCGCGGCCTCGGGGCCAGCCGCAACCGGCGGGTGCCGGATGTGCCATGCGAGGCTGCCGGCAAGGATGGCGGTCGCAACGAGATTATTGCCCCAGGCCTGGATGATATTGGGAAACCACTGCAGCGACAGCAGCATGAGGATGCCGGCCGCGCCCAAAGCGAGCCAGGTTCCAAGCCGCACATTCGCCCGTGCGTCGAAGGCAGCCCGATGCATCAGCACCGTCATCGGGAAGAACAACCACATGAAATAGTATTGTCGCGCCAGAGGCGAGGCAATCGTCATCAGGCAGAACAGGATGCCGAGCTCCTCGGCATCGGAGCGCGCCGTGCGCTGCGCTTGCCGAGGCATGATCGCGATGAAGCCGAGCCCGAGCAATGCCGATAGCGCGAGCACGATCCAGTTCGCCGTGCGGTAGTCGACGTCGATGACGTTCATCGTACGCGGCGGCTTGTTGGGATCTTCCAGATTGTAATTGATCGGCCGGACCAGGCGATGCGTGACGGCAATGAGGGACTGGTTGACCCACGACCAGTTCTGCTCGCCGCGCTGACCAAAGCCTTTTTCCGAGCTGCTCCCGACCATGGCCTGGTACCAGGTCGCAAGTTCGGCCGCGTTGCGCTCGAAGCCGCGGATCGGCGCCGGCACGACGTAAAGAAGAATGCCGATGAAGGCGACGGTCGCGACCACGGCCGCCCACTTCCGCCGCCAGATCAGATAGGGCAGCACCGCGATCGGAAACACCTTGATGGCCGTCGCGAGCGCGAACATGAAGCCGGCAAGCCAGGGGCGCTGATGCCGCAAGCTCCAGAAGCCGTAGAGCATCATCGCGAGCAGGACGAGGTTCGGCTGGCCGAGGTCGAACATGTCGAACACGAAGGTGACGGTGACGAAGGCGGGCAGCGCTTCCAGCCACGGACCGGCCCTGCGGTCCGATCCGGCCATCACCTGGGAGAACGTCCCGGTGCACCACCATGCCACCGCATTCAGGATCGACAGCACGACATAGAGCGGGATCTTGCCGAACCAGCTCGGGATCGCCAGCAGGACCGCCGGCAGCGGTGGATAGATGAACTCGAAATAGTCGCTGATGTCACCGGGATAGAGCGGCCGCCCCTGCAAGACCTGCTGCCCGGCCCAGAACCACAGCCCATAATCCTTGGTCTTGCCGTGGCCGAAGATCTCGGGAATGAGCACGTCGGCAGTCAGGAGGAGACAGCAGAACAGGAAAAGCAGGTCCAGCGGCGCACGCAACGACAGGCGTCTCGGCGCTGCGGGTTTGGCTAACGGGGCGGTGGAGATCACGGTGGGGTCCAGTCGGCGGCGGACTACCACGTAGCAGACGGACGGATGTTTGGAGAGTCCCTCACCGGAATTTGTGCCGGCGGTGATGGCCTCCCCGATGGCCGCTAGACCTTCCGCAGCGTCACGGCCGGACCTGCTGCCTACCGCCGCAGCAATCCGCCGAGCGCGCCGCGAACCAGGGTCCGGCCGATCGAGCCGCCGAGCTGGCCGGCGACCGACTTGCCGATATTTGCGGCCATCCCCCCGATCACCTGGTTAGTCACCGATCGCGTCACGTCGCGCGCAATGACCTGGCCGGTCGACAGCCGGCCACGCTTGACGTTGGTGCCGAAGATGGTGCCGACGATCGAGCCGATCTGGCCGAGGACGCCGCCACCGCTTCCGCCTGCCGAACCGTCGGCCGTTGCCGCCGTGCCGGCGAGGCGCTTCTGAAGGATCTCATAGGCGGACTCGGAATCGACGGCGGTGTCGTATTTGCCCATGACCGGGCTCGCCGCCATGATCGCCTTGCGCTCCTCCGGCGTGATCGGTCCGATCCGGGCCGATGGCGGCCGGAT from Bradyrhizobium zhanjiangense includes these protein-coding regions:
- a CDS encoding PAS domain-containing sensor histidine kinase produces the protein MTVLSIIRDCLDALLHPSARYDALTRARHRAFMAPRLLGSLAAFAAFPIYLVLRGAPSAIEVAAFAWLIAPILLSWFLSRTGRYERAHVLSSLALAGLIMAVAATTGGIESFAAIWLVVVPLEAALSASRRVAAFASLLALSCAGILILVSQLGWLPIDLPSATERGVLMALGVASATLYAAGLAFGAESLACTSVALLSREEERYRLLARNMSDVISRHQRNGAVQFISPAAETMLGMPVTQLLGHGLFDRVHVADRPAYLTALSDAARGDVCSVEFRLRREPAGSERGQIDFIWVGMRCRPLDPDRVRDVAGGAEVVAVMRDVTDRKLAEQALDQARSAAEAADAAKTRFLATMSHELRTPLNAIIGFSEMIAQEQTLMLGAAQRKEYAQLINESGQHLLSVVNGILDMSKMESGNFEIASEPFAPRASLMHCCNLLALKARENGIDLITDAPQDLPVMTGDPRAFKQIVLNLVANAIKFTERGGQVIVTAAVSGSQLALRISDTGVGIAPDDLKRIGAPFFQAGKTYQRRHEGTGLGLSIVKSLIALHLGELTVQSRLGEGTAVTVKLPLVYTPPQAKPAESKIATLTPVLRQESHNQSHEESHDQLYEESHDQPALVKKSA
- a CDS encoding DUF5330 domain-containing protein; the encoded protein is MRFLLRITFWLGLVLVLLPRDKTPESEKLPQIGAADAVQAATAAVSDVTQFCKRQPAACEVGGQAATIIGQRAQDGARKIYQIINDKKEQITNEKNDKNDKTDKKAPDHTGSIALAGEGDAVASEAPRDTLTQDDLALEWRGPAAAN
- a CDS encoding SufE family protein, which encodes MTTIDEIRDNFELLDEWDDRYRYVIELGRTLEPMPEAEHSAANKVQGCVSQVWLQKLVERGNGAPILKYRGDSDAHIVRGLVAIVFALYSGRTPQEILDTDAIAVFNEFGFRDHLTPQRSNGLRSMVERIKTDAKEALAEAS
- a CDS encoding MucR family transcriptional regulator, which encodes MSDAGNKNFIELTASIVSAYLSNNPTPSAEIPNLISQVHGALLRVSSGRTETAPLEPAKPAVSLKKSIAPDYLVCLEDGKRFKSLKRHLRTQYNMTPEQYREKWGLPADYPMVAPNYAVARSQLAKQMGLGQQQRKRK
- a CDS encoding DUF308 domain-containing protein — translated: MTLALLIVGIFAVLAGLLAILFGYTVREFSVGSTLIISGTIGVCTGMLLVGLHLLLLELKGIARRLVAGTAASEVRVRPVLPGLAMPGAPAPEPALAQPAKIEPVPPPPPPAAAPPPWQSDAAARERPRVEAPEAPTPPAAPEAPRRRNLLFASTSRKERERAEAKATEGPPPPHEEPAAPAAANVPPASFEDAWPKPERMRPPEPPVTSRRPPPHSPSTFAEAAPTPPPAPEPPRAPEPAAAAEQAPVTVLKSGVVDGMAYSLYSDGSIEAQMPEGMMRFASIDELRAHLDQRG
- a CDS encoding glycosyltransferase family 39 protein, with the protein product MTSITTSAIDTPLRRSVERTCDDLAMLVLAAVAVIAGLTFRDYGLGWDDYTHAEYADLLLRMFGSGFRDTAALSFANLYMYGGGFDMVAALLHKTIPLELFETRRLVGAIVGVIGLAVTWRLGRRIGGPLAGLAALLLLALCPIFYGHMFMNPKDAPFAVAMIILMLGLVRLAEEYPQPSPRTVLIVGLGAGLSLGCRVLGGLALVYAVLGFLPLFLEELRSEGPRESIRRFAHVVYVLLPGLVLGYLVMGLIWPWSIMQPGNPFEALTYFSHFFEKPWKEMFDGAIVSVPDMPWSYLPTLFALQLPEVMLVLMAGAVIGTFVLLPRREVPARRKTILLMLTLAATLPLAIAMVKRPALYNGIRHFVFVIPPMAVLGGVAFAWAMERLRANHRTWQPVVLATFCFGLALSLAEMIRLHPYQYTHFNHIAGTVRGADDRFMLDYWGLALKQASDELREQLIERQEVPPVNRKWKVAVCGPQRPAQVALGPDFTIGWDSNAADFAMTLGEFYCKGLTAPVMVEIKRDDVVFARVYDIRGRSISSLLSIPAP
- a CDS encoding class II aldolase/adducin family protein, with translation MSPAEARLKEVPSNMTEAEWQQRVNLAACYRLVALYGWDDLVDTHISARVPGPDHHFLINPYGLMFDEITASSLVKVDLHGNQLSESEYSINPAGFTIHSAIHEVREDAICVLHLHTLDGTAVSSSAEGLLPLNQTAQLVTHDLAYHDYEGIALDHDERPRLQKDLGDHNHMLLRNHGTLTVGRSVASAFERMYHLERACSMQVRTRALGTPVYPVDHVAIDKNTELLSNRDRAELRATNLVWPPLLRKLDRELPGYRS
- a CDS encoding M20/M25/M40 family metallo-hydrolase — encoded protein: MANAQLQSVLDHIDKDFDNSLERLFSLLRIKSISADPAFAADCKAAAEHLAKDIASLGVATEVRPTAGHPAIVGKTGAGGRPHVLFYGHYDVQPVDPLDLWHRPPFEPVVTDHADGRKIIVARGAEDDKGQVMTFVEACRAWKRVTGSLPIDITFLIEGEEEVGSKNFVPFIEANKNEFKADYVLVCDTGMWDRNTPAITTSLRGLLYEELKITAANRDLHSGVFGGSAMNPIRVLTKILGGLFDDDNRITIPGFYDGVKDLPPDILEQWKKLNLTPEMFLKPIGLSIPAGEKGRLLIEQASSRPTCDVNGIWGGYIGEGSKTVIPSQASAKVSFRLVEGQDPAKIRKAFRDYVTARIPGDCKVEFGDHSAAPAVALDWNMKPLAAASKALTEEWGKETVLMGSGASIPIVADFKRTLGLDSLLVGFGLDDDNIHSPNEKYDLRSFQKGIRSWARILAALAEVK
- a CDS encoding glycosyltransferase family 87 protein, coding for MISTAPLAKPAAPRRLSLRAPLDLLFLFCCLLLTADVLIPEIFGHGKTKDYGLWFWAGQQVLQGRPLYPGDISDYFEFIYPPLPAVLLAIPSWFGKIPLYVVLSILNAVAWWCTGTFSQVMAGSDRRAGPWLEALPAFVTVTFVFDMFDLGQPNLVLLAMMLYGFWSLRHQRPWLAGFMFALATAIKVFPIAVLPYLIWRRKWAAVVATVAFIGILLYVVPAPIRGFERNAAELATWYQAMVGSSSEKGFGQRGEQNWSWVNQSLIAVTHRLVRPINYNLEDPNKPPRTMNVIDVDYRTANWIVLALSALLGLGFIAIMPRQAQRTARSDAEELGILFCLMTIASPLARQYYFMWLFFPMTVLMHRAAFDARANVRLGTWLALGAAGILMLLSLQWFPNIIQAWGNNLVATAILAGSLAWHIRHPPVAAGPEAAPALKAQTP